The nucleotide sequence TCTGGCGCCGGATGGAAGTGCTGCCGTGATCTCGGCCGATGGCGGCAAGCCGATGAGCTACCGGCCGGCGCTGGCCCTGCTCGCCTCGCTGTTCTTCATGTGGGGCTTCATCACCGTCATCAACAACACGCTGCTGCCGCACCTGCGCAGCGTGTTCGAGCTCAACTATACCCAGACCACGGTCATCGAATCCGTCTGGTTCATCGCCTACGGCGTGATGGGCATGCCCTCGGCGTTCCTGATCGAGCGGACCGGATACAAGAAGGCGATCATCATCGGCCTCGCTGCCATGGCCGTCGGTGCGCTGTGCATGGTGCCGGCGGCCCGGCTGCCGTCCTACGGCGTGACGCTGGCGGCGCTGTTCGTCATCGCCAGCGGCATCACCTTGCTGCAGGTCGCGGCCAATCCCTACGTTGCCGTCATCGGCCCGGCGGAAAGCTCCGAATCGCGCTTGACGCTGGTCCAGGCGTTCAACTCGATGGGCACCTTCTTCGCCCCTTATTTCGGCGGCTACCTGATCCTCAGCCGGACCATCGGCGGGACCTCGCTCGAGGGCACCGAGCTGACCGCTGCGCAGCGGCTGGCGGATGCCGAGGCGACCCAGCTGCCCTATGTCCTGGTGGCGATCGTACTGGCGGTCATCGCGGTCATTATCTGGCGCTCGCCGCTCCCCGCGCTCGGTTCGGCCACGAGCCGCGTCGCGCAGGAGGAGCGCAAGAAGCTATCGCTGTGGAGCCACCGTCATCTCGTGCTCGGCGTGCCGGCGATCTTCATCTACCTGATCGCCGAGATCGGCGTCGCCAACCTGTTCATCACCTTCGCCATCCTGCCCGACATCGCCGCGATCACCCCGGCGACGGCGGCCAACTACCTGGTGCTGATGTGGGGCGGGATGATGGTCGGCCGCTTCGCCGGCAGCTTCCTGATGCGCCGGTTCCCTGCCGACAAGACGTTGGCCGCCTTCGCGCTGTTCGCCATGGCGGTGATGATCGGCGCGGCGACGCTGCACGGCCCGGTTGCCATGTGGTGCCTGATCCTCGTCGGGCTCGGGCATTCGATCATGTTCCCGACCATCTTCGCGATGGCCATCAAGGGGCTCGGCCCGCTCACCGAAGAGGCCTCGGGCCTGCTCATCACCGCCATCGCCGGCGGTGCGCTGGTCGTGGTGCAGGGCTGGCTGGCCGACACCTACGGATTGCAGAACAGCTTCTGGCTGACGGTGGCCTGCGAGCTTTACGTCCTGTTCTACGCGCTCTGGGGCTCGAAGGTGCGCAACCCGCTCCCGCCGGTGGTCGAGGCCGGATAGCCCTCGCTGCGAAACCTCTTGTCGAATGGGGCGCTGCCCGGTTAGGTAGCGCTAACATTAATCGCGCAAAAGCCGCGAACGAGGAGGGGATTCGATGGAAACGACACGCACCAGCGTCAACATGGCGCTCATTGCAGCAATCGTCGCGGTGGCGACGATAGGCGGCTTGCTCTTCGGGTATGACAGCGGCGCGGTGAACGGCACCCAGGAAGGGCTGCGGCAGACGTTCGACCTCTCTCCGGCGGCGCTGGGGTTCACGGTCGGGTCGCTGCTGATCGGCTGCGCGGTCGGCGCCTTCTTCGCCGGGCGGCTGGCGGACGTGATCGGCCGCCGCAAGGTGATGATCATTGCCGCCCTGCTGTTCGTCCTCGGCGCGCTGGTGCAGGGCCTGACCGGAGTGCACGAGCTCTTCGTGCTGGCGCGTTTTTCCGGCGGCATGGCCGTCGGCGCCGCCAGCGTGCTCTCGCCGCTCTACATCTCCGAAGTCGCCCCGGCCAACATCCGCGGCCGGCTGACGACGGTGCAGCAGGTGATGATCATCTCCGGCCTGACCGCCGCCTTCGTGGTCAACTATTTCCTCGCCCAGTCGGCAGGGAGCTCGCTCGGCGAGATCGGCGGAACCGTGGCTTGGCGCTGGATGTACCTGGCGCAGTCGGTCCCCGCGATCGTCTTCCTCGTCGCCCTGTTCTTCATTCCCGAAAGCCCGCGCTACCTCGTCAGCCGCGGCCACGACGAGCAGGCCCGCGGCGTGCTGACGCGGCTGTTCGGGCCCGACGAAGCGGCGCGCAAGCTCGGCGAAATCCGCGCCAGCTTCTCCGCCGACCACCGCCCGCGGCTGTCCGACGTGACCCTGCCGGGCAAGATCTTCCGCCCGATCGTGTGGGCCGGGATCATGCTGGCGACCTTCCAGCAGTTCGTCGGCATCAACATCATCTTCTATTACGGCGAAACGCTGTGGAAGCTGGCCGGCGTGTCGGAGGAGGTGGCGCTGGAGCGCAACATCGTCTCGGGCCTGGTCTCGATCGCCGCGGTCTTCGCCGCGATCATGGTCATCGACAAGATCGGCCGCAAGCCGCTGCTCATGATCGGCTCGGTCGGCATGGCGGTGACGCTGGGCGCGATGACCTGGGCGTTCTCCGGGGCGAGCGAGGATGCGGCGGGCAACCTCATGCTCGATCCCAGCGTCGGCTGGGTCGCGCTGGTCGCGGCCAACCTCTACGTGATCTTCTTCAACTTCAGCTGGGGCCCGGTGATGTGGGTCATGCTGGGCGAGATGTTCCCCAACCAGATCCGCGGTTCGGCGCTGGCCGTCGCCGGCGTGGCGCAGTGGGGCGCGAACTACGCGGTGGTACAGAGCTTCCCGTGGATGGCCGACAATTTCGGGCTGGCCTCGACGTACGCCTTCTACACCGTCAGCGCGGTGATCAGCTTCTTCCTGGTCAAGTCCTTCGTCAACGAGACCAAGGGCAAGGAGCTGGAGGAAATGGAAGGCTGGGAAGCTCCCTCGGCCGCCGGGGATGCAATTGTCCCGGCCGTCCGCGAAGGCTGAGCCGATGGCGCGGGGCTGGCCCGCGCCGCGCCATCGACCTATCCTGCATCGGTGAGCAATCCCGACCGCAAGCCCGTTCGCGTCGTCGTCCTCGGCGGCGGTACCGCCGGATGGATGAGCGCGGCCGGGCTGGCCGGGCTGCTCGGCCCGCTGGTCGAAGTGACGCTGGTCGAGAGCGAGGATATCGGCATCGTCGGCGTCGGCGAAGCCACCTTGCCGCACATCCGCGGCTACGTGGAACGGCTCGGCATCGACGAGGCCGCGTTCATGCAGGCGACCCATGCGACCTACAAGCTGGGCATAGACTTCCGCGATTTCGGGCGGATCGGCGAAAGCTACGTCCACCCTTTCGGCACCTTCGGCGAGGAAGTCGCCGGCGTCCCCTTCCACCACTACTGGCTCGAAATGCAGCGCCAGGGCCGGGCGGACGAGATCGGCAGCTACTCGCTGGCCGTCACGGCGGCGCTGGAGAACAAGTTCCGCCCGCCGACCACCGATGCCAGCCTGACCTCGACCTACGGCTACGCCTACCAGTTCGACGCCACGCTGTTCGGGCCCTTCCTGCGCGAGCACGCGAG is from Croceibacterium aestuarii and encodes:
- a CDS encoding sugar MFS transporter; the protein is MALAPDGSAAVISADGGKPMSYRPALALLASLFFMWGFITVINNTLLPHLRSVFELNYTQTTVIESVWFIAYGVMGMPSAFLIERTGYKKAIIIGLAAMAVGALCMVPAARLPSYGVTLAALFVIASGITLLQVAANPYVAVIGPAESSESRLTLVQAFNSMGTFFAPYFGGYLILSRTIGGTSLEGTELTAAQRLADAEATQLPYVLVAIVLAVIAVIIWRSPLPALGSATSRVAQEERKKLSLWSHRHLVLGVPAIFIYLIAEIGVANLFITFAILPDIAAITPATAANYLVLMWGGMMVGRFAGSFLMRRFPADKTLAAFALFAMAVMIGAATLHGPVAMWCLILVGLGHSIMFPTIFAMAIKGLGPLTEEASGLLITAIAGGALVVVQGWLADTYGLQNSFWLTVACELYVLFYALWGSKVRNPLPPVVEAG
- a CDS encoding sugar porter family MFS transporter; this translates as METTRTSVNMALIAAIVAVATIGGLLFGYDSGAVNGTQEGLRQTFDLSPAALGFTVGSLLIGCAVGAFFAGRLADVIGRRKVMIIAALLFVLGALVQGLTGVHELFVLARFSGGMAVGAASVLSPLYISEVAPANIRGRLTTVQQVMIISGLTAAFVVNYFLAQSAGSSLGEIGGTVAWRWMYLAQSVPAIVFLVALFFIPESPRYLVSRGHDEQARGVLTRLFGPDEAARKLGEIRASFSADHRPRLSDVTLPGKIFRPIVWAGIMLATFQQFVGINIIFYYGETLWKLAGVSEEVALERNIVSGLVSIAAVFAAIMVIDKIGRKPLLMIGSVGMAVTLGAMTWAFSGASEDAAGNLMLDPSVGWVALVAANLYVIFFNFSWGPVMWVMLGEMFPNQIRGSALAVAGVAQWGANYAVVQSFPWMADNFGLASTYAFYTVSAVISFFLVKSFVNETKGKELEEMEGWEAPSAAGDAIVPAVREG